A genome region from Segatella copri includes the following:
- a CDS encoding RNA polymerase sigma-70 factor, with product MQTVKEESYQAIFRKYYPRMFYYAKRIVGEDAADDVVQEAFLELWNRMDALETDVPQIESYLYKTIYSRGLNYLKRYKKVNTAAIEDINEMRMSCYFSSFGDGEQDMENMELRRKINQAIGELPDKCREIFVLSYLNDMKNSEIALMMNVSVRTVEAHIYKALKSLRARLGIFFVFFVPFL from the coding sequence ATGCAGACAGTAAAAGAAGAATCATATCAAGCGATATTTAGGAAGTACTACCCTCGAATGTTTTATTATGCTAAACGTATCGTAGGGGAGGATGCTGCCGATGATGTAGTTCAAGAAGCTTTTCTTGAATTGTGGAATCGTATGGATGCATTGGAGACGGATGTCCCGCAGATAGAATCATACCTCTATAAGACGATTTATTCTAGAGGATTGAATTACTTGAAGCGCTATAAGAAAGTCAATACTGCAGCCATTGAAGATATCAACGAAATGCGTATGTCGTGCTATTTCTCTTCGTTTGGAGATGGAGAACAGGACATGGAAAACATGGAGTTGAGAAGAAAAATCAATCAGGCTATAGGGGAACTTCCTGATAAATGCAGGGAAATATTCGTTTTGAGCTATCTCAATGATATGAAAAATAGTGAGATTGCTCTGATGATGAACGTATCCGTACGTACCGTTGAAGCTCATATTTATAAGGCTTTAAAGTCTCTTAGGGCTCGTTTGGGAATATTTTTTGTGTTTTTTGTACCTTTTTTATAG
- a CDS encoding transposase, with protein MNTGLDQYMDIFKDAVEDSAAKLTKSFEKILIEVIILFMVIPRKINFTQMGRYGSHVEQTYRNAFGLKKSKSIDWLKLNVSLAKRFFGKQGRWAIAIDPSYISKAGKKTPHIGRFWSGCAQSVKHGLEIMGIVLIYIDAKDCMMLKAHQSLSNKELSLRNKTMVDFYISVIKRYRKELLKLSTLIVADAYFSTSTFVNGIKKEGFSLISRFRDNACLFYVYAGPRTGKRGRPKTKDGKIDMKNLDLTRMEKMEMKDIEGTAYTLIAYSKALRCKVRLVIWQMPNGKKKLFFSTDTSLSGEEVLLYYRTRFQIEFCFRDAKGYTGLMDCQARDKWKLDFAFNASFTSLNVAKVTMKEMGMEYSMSSFKSLMTNIYLVKRIFKASGYTPNRTLISKIFKDLSCLQRTAA; from the coding sequence ATGAATACAGGACTTGACCAATATATGGATATCTTTAAAGATGCAGTTGAAGATTCGGCTGCAAAGTTAACAAAAAGTTTCGAGAAAATACTCATCGAGGTGATAATTTTGTTCATGGTAATACCAAGAAAGATAAATTTCACCCAAATGGGGAGGTATGGCTCGCATGTTGAGCAAACCTATCGCAACGCATTCGGCTTAAAAAAGTCGAAAAGCATTGACTGGCTCAAACTTAATGTCTCACTTGCCAAGCGCTTCTTTGGTAAACAGGGAAGATGGGCTATTGCCATTGATCCCAGCTACATCAGCAAAGCTGGCAAGAAGACTCCACATATCGGTCGTTTTTGGTCGGGATGTGCACAGTCTGTTAAACATGGTCTCGAAATCATGGGTATTGTCCTCATTTATATTGATGCCAAAGACTGCATGATGTTAAAAGCACACCAGTCGCTAAGTAATAAAGAACTGAGTCTTAGAAACAAGACTATGGTAGATTTCTATATCAGCGTCATTAAGCGTTACCGCAAGGAACTTCTCAAACTCTCAACCCTCATAGTTGCAGATGCTTACTTCTCTACAAGTACATTTGTTAATGGGATAAAGAAAGAAGGGTTCTCTTTGATAAGCCGCTTTCGTGACAATGCTTGTCTCTTTTATGTCTATGCTGGTCCACGTACTGGAAAACGTGGTCGCCCCAAGACCAAGGATGGCAAGATTGATATGAAGAATCTTGACCTCACTCGAATGGAGAAGATGGAGATGAAAGATATAGAAGGAACAGCTTATACTTTGATAGCCTATTCCAAGGCACTCAGGTGTAAAGTTAGACTTGTCATCTGGCAGATGCCGAATGGCAAGAAGAAACTATTCTTCTCTACAGACACCTCACTTTCGGGTGAAGAGGTACTTCTTTATTATAGAACCAGGTTCCAGATCGAATTTTGCTTTCGTGACGCCAAAGGCTATACTGGTCTTATGGACTGCCAGGCTCGCGATAAGTGGAAACTCGATTTTGCTTTCAATGCTTCGTTCACATCACTAAATGTTGCCAAGGTAACTATGAAGGAGATGGGAATGGAATATTCTATGTCTTCATTCAAGTCACTGATGACCAACATTTATCTGGTGAAACGAATTTTTAAAGCAAGCGGGTACACCCCGAACCGAACTTTAATTAGCAAGATTTTCAAAGATCTCTCGTGCTTACAGCGTACAGCTGCTTAG